In Desulfovibrio sp. 86, the following proteins share a genomic window:
- a CDS encoding heavy-metal-associated domain-containing protein: protein MKSLKVNGMRCGHCKSAVEEAAGKIPGVKNPLVDLDEKVLRYEEDGPVDMDALRTAISNIGFDPE from the coding sequence ATGAAAAGCCTGAAAGTCAATGGCATGCGTTGCGGGCACTGCAAGAGCGCGGTGGAAGAAGCCGCCGGCAAGATTCCCGGCGTGAAAAATCCGCTGGTGGATCTGGACGAAAAGGTTCTGCGCTACGAAGAAGACGGCCCGGTGGATATGGACGCCCTGCGCACGGCCATAAGCAACATCGGCTTCGATCCCGAATAG
- a CDS encoding M14 family metallopeptidase — translation MQAYTTLFLNRLRRRGRLLADTGLMGLFLGCVLLCLAGTALAQEGFPLDFTVIRLGEGPRTVLVVGGIQGDEPGGFSAATLLTTHYRMENGSVWVVPNLNFPSIIKRSRGLHGDMNRKFARLDATDPEFATVRRIQDLIDHPQVGLVLNLHDGSGYYRHTYEDKLRNPARWGQSVIIDQTELPGVFMGALEAEADKAANAANKALMQAGHRLHVHNTNTAAGDHEMEKSLSYYAVRRGKAAFGLEASKEFPVELRAYYHLLMIESFLRQAGVDFNRAFALTPEGVRGALQDNLAVSFADNRVFLPLEDARPAINYLPLPRSGPAQAVPTKPIMAVLPCAQGGEGQLCVHYGNRMLTLIRPEWREVDNSLDAVSVKADGQDKTVSFGQVLYVADSFKVHPLDGYRVNAIGFDNGQPDEAGVELRLKDFMPRFSVDRQGRLFRVEVYRKQLFSGMFLVYFDNGRQNSPNRPRMTRNADALPDRPGPESSMGF, via the coding sequence ATGCAGGCATATACAACGCTTTTTCTGAACCGCCTCCGGCGCAGGGGCAGACTCCTGGCAGACACGGGCCTTATGGGCCTGTTCCTGGGCTGCGTCCTTTTGTGTCTTGCGGGCACGGCCCTGGCGCAGGAGGGCTTTCCCCTGGATTTTACCGTGATCCGCCTGGGCGAAGGCCCGCGCACCGTGCTGGTGGTGGGGGGCATTCAGGGCGATGAACCGGGGGGCTTTTCCGCCGCCACACTGCTGACCACCCATTACCGCATGGAAAACGGCAGTGTGTGGGTGGTGCCCAATCTGAATTTTCCTAGTATTATCAAACGGTCGCGTGGCCTGCATGGGGATATGAACCGCAAGTTCGCCCGTCTTGACGCAACAGACCCCGAATTTGCCACAGTGCGCCGCATTCAGGATCTCATAGACCACCCCCAGGTGGGCCTTGTGCTCAATCTGCATGACGGCAGCGGCTACTATCGCCACACGTACGAGGACAAACTGCGCAATCCCGCCCGCTGGGGGCAGTCGGTCATCATTGACCAGACGGAACTGCCGGGAGTTTTCATGGGCGCGCTGGAAGCCGAGGCCGACAAAGCCGCGAACGCCGCCAACAAGGCGCTCATGCAGGCGGGGCACCGTCTGCACGTCCATAACACCAATACCGCCGCTGGCGACCACGAGATGGAAAAGAGCCTTTCCTACTACGCCGTGCGCCGGGGCAAGGCCGCCTTCGGCCTTGAGGCCAGCAAGGAATTTCCCGTCGAACTGCGCGCCTATTATCATTTATTGATGATAGAATCCTTTCTGCGGCAGGCGGGCGTGGACTTCAACCGCGCCTTTGCCCTTACGCCAGAAGGGGTACGCGGAGCGCTGCAGGACAACCTTGCCGTCTCTTTTGCCGACAACCGCGTCTTTCTTCCGCTTGAAGACGCCCGCCCGGCCATCAACTATCTGCCCCTGCCCAGAAGCGGCCCGGCCCAGGCCGTGCCCACCAAGCCGATTATGGCGGTGCTGCCCTGCGCCCAGGGCGGCGAAGGACAGCTGTGCGTGCATTACGGCAACCGCATGCTGACGCTCATCCGGCCCGAATGGCGTGAAGTGGACAACAGCCTTGACGCTGTGTCCGTAAAAGCGGACGGCCAGGACAAGACAGTTTCCTTCGGGCAGGTGCTGTATGTTGCCGACTCCTTCAAGGTTCACCCTCTGGACGGCTACAGGGTCAATGCCATTGGCTTTGACAACGGCCAGCCCGACGAGGCTGGCGTGGAACTGCGCCTCAAGGACTTCATGCCGCGCTTTTCTGTGGACAGGCAGGGCAGGCTGTTCCGGGTCGAGGTTTACCGCAAGCAACTTTTCAGCGGCATGTTTCTGGTGTATTTTGATAATGGCAGGCAAAACAGCCCCAACAGGCCACGTATGACCCGTAACGCTGACGCCCTGCCCGACCGGCCCGGCCCGGAATCGTCCATGGGCTTCTGA